The genomic interval GCTGCTGGAGGAACATTTGGAGAGTGAGTCACAGCCCACCACGAATGTGTTGTCCAGTGGGAGTTCCTGAATGACGTGATGCTTCTTGGGAGCCACGGGTGTCTCTGGTTTGATTTGGAATGTCGGCTGTGGAGAAGCTGACTTGTAGTGCTTGGCTAAGTCAGGGCTGTCGGGTTTAAAGGTTGTTGGTGTGGTAGCCCAGTTGTACTTTCCCATGGTCTGCTCCTCAAGTTCAACAGGAAGGTCTAGAGTGCCGTTGATGTGCTCGTGAGTAGGGTCATCAGACTTGGGTTCCTCGATGGTGACAAAATTCAACAGCAAACTTTTCGGAgacctcttcttcttcttcttcttctttttaatCTGGCGACCCtcctggttgggcgacacccaCTCGCCACTTTGTTTGCTCTTCTGGACAACTTTATGTCTTGGCGTCTGTCGACATCGCACCAAAGCGGTCACAAAAATCACTAGGATAACTGTCATTGTCCCAGCAATTATAGCGATAACAACAATCACATAACCGTTAGTCTGAGGCATCACATCGTTGTCACCAACATTTCGGTCCAAAGGAGTTTCCAAACTCTTGCGTAGCTGCTCCTGGATGAATGTAGCGTTAGTGACAGTGTCATTCACAAACAAATGAACAAGGGCGATTGCATATAAAGATTCAGGTTGTCCTAGGTCTTTGACTTGTACCACCAGTCTATGGAGACCTTGGTCTGCTGTTACTATCTTTTCCTGCAGAGTGATGTTGCCTGTAGTTTTGTCAATGGCAAACAATCCTCTCGGCGACCCTCTAATAATACTATACTGCAGCTCAGCATTCATTCCAGTATCATTGTCAATAGCAAACACTCTGGTCACCACAGACCCAGGGCTGGTGGTAGAAGGAACAAGATCATATGAATAGTTGGAGGAAGGGATGACAAACACTGGTCGATTGTCATTTACATCAACAACATTTATGGTGACCTGGGCATATGAGGTGGTTTGCACTGCACCCGCATCCACAGCCTTGACAACAAAAGTGTAGGAACTCTGTTGCTCCCTGTCGAATGTGATGTTTGGTTTAATCACCCCAGTTTTGGGGTCAATGATAAAATTGTCCTTTCCATTGATGAGTGAGAGGGTGACGACTGCGTTGTCATCAGCATCTGCATCCGTTACGGTGATCAATCCCACTGTCCCATACAAAGGCAGGTTCTCAGGCACGTAAAAGTTGTACTCGGGATGGGTAAAAGCTGGGCTGTTGTCATTTTGGTCCTGGACTATCAGCTTTACCGTGACATTGCTTTGAAGAGGGGCAGAACCATTATCCCTGGCAATGACTGTAAATGAATACTTCTCTTGCTTCTCTCTATCCAGCCTTTTGACAACAGAAAGGATTCCAGACCGCGGATCTATGTTAAACCCATCAGGAGCATCTGGGCCAAGACTGTAAATAATAAGTGCATTTGAACCACTGTCTGCATCTGTGGCACTGATTTTTATCAACTGCGTTTTAAGGTCATTGTTCTCCGGAATTGACAGCTGGACTTCTGGCTGAGGAAAAATCGGAGCATTGTCATTCTCATCCTTGATTTTAATAAGAACCATCGCCGAAGTGTTCAATGGAGGTTTCCCAGAATCAGATGCGACTATCCTAATGGCGTACTCACGAGTGGTCTCATAATCTAACAGTGCGGCCGTTTCCAACAAAAACTGGTCATTGAAGACCGGCTTCAACCTGAAAGGTACATCGTGATCTGTGTAGCAAGTTACTTTCCCATTCAGGTCAG from Misgurnus anguillicaudatus chromosome 16, ASM2758022v2, whole genome shotgun sequence carries:
- the pcdh11 gene encoding protocadherin-11 X-linked isoform X4, translated to MKIKVEDGGTPPKSSTAILQVTVSDVNDNRPVFKDSEVEVNVPENAPMGTSVTHLHATDADLGSNAQIHFSFSNQISPATKRHFAIDSTTGLITVKQPLDREVNPVHKLIVLASDGSSTPSRATVIVNVTDINDNVPSIDTRYIMNLVNGTVLLSENAPLNTKIALITVTDRDADLNGKVTCYTDHDVPFRLKPVFNDQFLLETAALLDYETTREYAIRIVASDSGKPPLNTSAMVLIKIKDENDNAPIFPQPEVQLSIPENNDLKTQLIKISATDADSGSNALIIYSLGPDAPDGFNIDPRSGILSVVKRLDREKQEKYSFTVIARDNGSAPLQSNVTVKLIVQDQNDNSPAFTHPEYNFYVPENLPLYGTVGLITVTDADADDNAVVTLSLINGKDNFIIDPKTGVIKPNITFDREQQSSYTFVVKAVDAGAVQTTSYAQVTINVVDVNDNRPVFVIPSSNYSYDLVPSTTSPGSVVTRVFAIDNDTGMNAELQYSIIRGSPRGLFAIDKTTGNITLQEKIVTADQGLHRLVVQVKDLGQPESLYAIALVHLFVNDTVTNATFIQEQLRKSLETPLDRNVGDNDVMPQTNGYVIVVIAIIAGTMTVILVIFVTALVRCRQTPRHKVVQKSKQSGEWVSPNQEGRQIKKKKKKKKRSPKSLLLNFVTIEEPKSDDPTHEHINGTLDLPVELEEQTMGKYNWATTPTTFKPDSPDLAKHYKSASPQPTFQIKPETPVAPKKHHVIQELPLDNTFVVGCDSLSKCSSSSSDPYSVSECSCQGGFKAPGQIHTRQNQTPDKTFSVVAATCPHKLIRFLSAHQILGCEQTQRRVTFHLPDGSQESCNDSGLGEPESNSGTSTTHPLPLGFPQDEYFEQTSPNSRTEGDGNSDPESTIEVNLQKALAEASETCTQECLILGHSDSCWMPPALTQFQTSGAATLPSFGFQQSWMRGTMADGRHTLGRSVPKDDLDKGSNRPQFYNTLDRHCSKKEDPVKVIPLASFSATSSPQTSVSGGSSAFMSEHQL
- the pcdh11 gene encoding protocadherin-11 X-linked isoform X3 is translated as MIMDLAIEAHVLVVLLTCLFLMCRAQEKDYTVKEEQPENVRIGNLRKDLNLNLDPNIKLSSALQFKPVYKTGDVPLVKVEASTGEIFTTANRIDREKLCSGVFTEKRCFYEIEVAVLPDEIFRLVKIRFLIEDINDNAPLFQSTVINISIPENTAINSRYPVPSAFDPDIGINGIQHYELVKSVSEFGLDIIETPEGDKWPQLIVQQSLDRELKDTFVMKIKVEDGGTPPKSSTAILQVTVSDVNDNRPVFKDSEVEVNVPENAPMGTSVTHLHATDADLGSNAQIHFSFSNQISPATKRHFAIDSTTGLITVKQPLDREVNPVHKLIVLASDGSSTPSRATVIVNVTDINDNVPSIDTRYIMNLVNGTVLLSENAPLNTKIALITVTDRDADLNGKVTCYTDHDVPFRLKPVFNDQFLLETAALLDYETTREYAIRIVASDSGKPPLNTSAMVLIKIKDENDNAPIFPQPEVQLSIPENNDLKTQLIKISATDADSGSNALIIYSLGPDAPDGFNIDPRSGILSVVKRLDREKQEKYSFTVIARDNGSAPLQSNVTVKLIVQDQNDNSPAFTHPEYNFYVPENLPLYGTVGLITVTDADADDNAVVTLSLINGKDNFIIDPKTGVIKPNITFDREQQSSYTFVVKAVDAGAVQTTSYAQVTINVVDVNDNRPVFVIPSSNYSYDLVPSTTSPGSVVTRVFAIDNDTGMNAELQYSIIRGSPRGLFAIDKTTGNITLQEKIVTADQGLHRLVVQVKDLGQPESLYAIALVHLFVNDTVTNATFIQEQLRKSLETPLDRNVGDNDVMPQTNGYVIVVIAIIAGTMTVILVIFVTALVRCRQTPRHKVVQKSKQSGEWVSPNQEGRQIKKKKKKKKRSPKSLLLNFVTIEEPKSDDPTHEHINGTLDLPVELEEQTMGKYNWATTPTTFKPDSPDLAKHYKSASPQPTFQIKPETPVAPKKHHVIQELPLDNTFVVGCDSLSKCSSSSSDPYSVSECSCQGGFKAPGQIHTRQETALNPPLYGTHCGTGTARSHRIKINL